One Actinomycetospora corticicola genomic window, GGCGAGGAGCATCCCCGCGGGTCCGACCGAGCCGACGCACTGGGTGACCAGGCGGCGGTTGAGGTCGGGCGCGCCCGCGAACTGGATGGCCGTGACGTGCTGGACGGTGCGGTCGACCGCGAGCGGCTGGATCACGAAGAGCTGGATCTCCGCGATGAACAGGTTCGGGAAGATCATGACGTGTGGTGACCCGTTGATCATGATCTCGTCGCCGGTCTCCGCGCCGTAGGTCGCCCGCATGGCCGCGGCGTAGTCCGGGATCCTCGACTCGGGGGTGCCGGACCAGCCCATGGGCACGCCGAGCTTGCGGAACTCGGGGCTCAGGTCGTTCTCCGAGTGCCCGCCGCCCAGGGCCCGCGTCACCGCCGTCGACTTGTCGCTGTAGAGCGCGCCGATCCCGCTGCCGGAGATCGAGAAGATCGACGAGTGGACGAACTGCGGGTGGTAGCCGTCGGTCTCGTTCTCGACGAGCATCTTCCAGTTCGCGGTGACCTCGTGGCGGACCCAGCCCGCCGTCAGCTCCACCTCGCCCTCGGGGGAGAGGCGGCACAGTTGGTCGATGCGCTCGGCGGCCGCCCCGAGGTGCTCGCGCAGCGTCGGGCCCTCGGCGGCGAGGCTCGCGAACACGAAGCCGCGGTAGCTCTCCACACGCGGCGCGGCGCCGAGCCCGGACAGCCGCTCCCGGGCCTGCGCTCCGCCGTAGCCCTGGTTGAAGGGGAAGCCGAGCAGCTCGCCGGTGTTCGCGAAGGTCCACCCGTGGTACGGGCACCGGAAGGACGACGAGTTGCCGCGGTCGGCGTCGCAGACCAGGTTCCCGCGGTGCGAGCACCGGTTGTGCAGGACGTGGATCGCCCCGGTGCGATCCCGGGTCAGCACCACCTGCTGTGGCCCGATGGTCTTGCGGACGTAGTCGTTGGGCTGCGGGATCTCGCTCGTGTGCCCGACGTAGACCCATGTCGAGTACCAGATGCGCTCGAGCTCGAGGGCGTAGACGTCCGGGTCGGTGTAGAGCGACCCGTGCACGCGGTCGGGTCCGACCCGGGACCGGAGGTCGCCGGTGAGTCCGGTGGTGCTCATCGCTGTCTCCTCATCGCCCGTGGAACTCCGGACGCCGCTTCGCGACGAAGGCGCGGATGCCCTCGCCGGCGTCGGCGGTGGTCCCGGCCCGGCTCATCTCGTCGGTCTCGGCCACGAGCTGCTCGGACAGCTCGGTCTGCCAGCTCTGCCGCAGCAGCCGCCGCATCTGTCCGAAGGCGGCCGTGGGCCCGACGGCGAGCCGGTCGGCGAGGGCCCGCGCGCGGGCCTCGACCTCGTCGGACGGCAGCACCTCGGTGACCAGGCCCCACGCCAGGGCCTCCCGCCCGTCGAGGCGGCGGTTGAGCAGGAACATCTCCTGCGCCCGGCGCATCCCGACGACCCGGGGCAGGTACCAGCTGTTCGCGCCGTCGATCGCGAGCCCGATCGCGGCGTACCCGAGCGCGAACGCGGCGTCCTCGGCGGCGACGACGATGTCCGCGACGTGGGCGAGCCCCATCCCGCCGCCCGCCGCCGCGCCCCGGACCGCGCACACCACGGGCACGTCGAGGGCGGCGAACCGGTCGAGCGCGAGGTGGTAGAGGTCGGTCATCTGGCGCAGCCGCGACCCGCGGTCGGCGTCGTCCAGCTTCGCGAAGAAGGGCAGGTCGCCGCCGACGCTGAGGTTGCGCCCGGCCCCGCAGATGAGCACGGCGCGCACCGAGGGGTCGGCGCCCGCCCGGAAGGAGGCCTCGTAGAGGTCCTCGACCATCGTCGGGTCGATCGCGTTGCCGGCGTCCGGTCGGTTCAGGCGGACCGTCGCCACCCCGCCGTCGACGGTGTACTCGACCACGCGGAACGGTCGTTCCCCGGCCGGCGGCGAGGGGAGCGCGGCCGCCCAGCGGGCGCTGTCGGTGTACTGCGCGAGTCCGACGATCCGCTCGTCGTCGGCGAAGGCCAGGACGTGGGCGAACGCCGCGTCGAGCGGGGCGCCGCCGTCCCGGGCGCTGCCGGTGTAGCGCCCCAGGACGACCAGTCCGCCGTCCGCGAGGGGCAGCATCCGCTCCGGCTCGGCGCGGGCCCGGTAGTGCCGCCCGATCGCCCACCAGAAGTCCTGCGTCATCGCCTCGGGGCCGCTGTGGCGACCGCCCAGGTCGAGGGGCAGGCCCTCCGTCGTCTCGCCGACGAAGTCGGGGTGGAGCAGGTCGGCGAGCGTGGCGGCGTCGCCCGCGGCGAGCGCGTCATAGAGCGTGCGCGCGAGCTTCTCGCGGTCGGACATCGGCACTCCCTCGGCTACAGTTCTAATCCAGATTAGAACACAGCTCGACGAGGAGGTCTCTCATGTCGGACGCCCCGGTCCTCACGCGGGTGGAGGGACGCGTCGGCCACGTGACGCTGAACCGGCCGCACGCGCGCAACGCCGTGACGATCGGGCTGGCGGACGGGCTGCACGACGCGCTCGTCGGGCTCGCGCCGCAGGTCGGGGTGATCGTCGTCCGGGGTGCCGGCGGCACGTTCTCCGCGGGCGGGGACGTCGACGAGGTCGCGCGGCTGGCCGAGGAGGGCCCGTCCGCGCTGCGGGTGCTCTTCGAGCGCTTCGGCCGGGCGTGTTCGGTCGTCGCGACCCTGTCGGTGCCGGTGGTGTCGGTCGTCGAGGGCCACGCCATGGCGGGCGGCTTCGAGTTCATGCAGGCCAGCGACATCGCGCTGGTCCGCGACGACGCGGTGATCGCCGACAACCACCTCGCCGTCGGCCAGGTGCCGGGCGGGGGCGGATCGCAGCGCCTGCCGCGGCTGGTCGGCCCGCAGCGGGCGCTGGGCCACATCCTGCTCGGCGACCGGCTGTCCGGTCGTCAGGCCGTCGAGTGGGGACTGGCCTACCGGTCGGCGCCGGCCGAGGAGTTCGAGGCGATGGTCGACACGGTCGTCGCGCGTCTGGCGAGCCGGGACGCGAAGGCGGTCGCCCGGACCAAGCGGCTCGTGCACGAGGGGCTGCGCCTCCCGTTGGCCGACGGGCTGGCGCTGGAGACCGACGTCGTCGTGGAGCACCTGGCCGACGGCGCCGCCGAGCGGCTGGTCCGGGCGGTGCGCTCCCGGTAGTCGGTCGGCTCACGCACCGCACCGAGATGTCGCCCATCGGTCTCCGACCCCGGTCGTCGGACCGATGAGTGACATGTCGTCGCAGCGGCCCGGCTCCTCGTCACCACGCGTGCCGATCACGTGACGGATCTGGTCGTGGCCCGGCTCACTTCTCTTCTCTACTCTTGATTAAAAGATCAGCGAGCAGGAGTGGGTGCCGAGATGAGCGAGAGCCTCGACGACCGTCGCGACGCCCTGCGTCGACGGTTCGCCGTGTGGACCCCGATGACGCTGCACGAGCGGCTCGCCCAGGTCGCGGACGAGTTCGCCGACAGGCCCTTCGTCATCACCGACGACCGCACGGTCACCTACGCGGACACCGACGCCTGGTCCCGCCGGCTGGCCGACGGGCTCGCGGCGCTCGGGGTCCGGCCCGGTGACCGGGCCGGCATCGTCATGGCCAACTACCCGGAGTTCGTGCCGCTGAAGTTCGCGGTCGCGCGGGCCGGGGCGGTCGCCGTGCCGTTCAACTACCTGTACCGCACCGAGGAGCTGCGCTACGTCCTCGAGCAGTCGGCGTGCCAGGTCCTCGTGACGATGACCGGGTTCATGGGCCTCGACCAGCTCGGGATGCTCGACGAGATCGCCCCGGGCTGGGACCGCGGCGAGCAGACGGCGCTGCCGGAGCTGCGCGAGGTGGTCGTGCTCCCCACCGACGGGCGCACGCGCGACGGGGTCCGCACGGTCGCCGACCTGGAGAGCCTCGGCGGGGCGCACGCCGGAGCGTCCGACGGCCGCGGGGCGGAGCCGGGCGACGTCGCCGACATCCTCTACACCTCGGGCACCACCGGCTCGCCCAAGGGCGTGCTCATCACCCACGACGCGAGCCAACGGACCGGCTACGCGTCCGCGCTGACCCGTGCGTTCGAGGACGGCCGGCGCATCCTGTTCTCGCTGCCCTGCTACCACATGTTCGGCTACGTCGAGGGCCTCATGGCCGCGATGATGGTCGGCGGCGCGATCATCCCGCAGACCGCGTTCGACCCCGGCCGGTACCTCGAGGGCATCGAGCGTCACCGCGCCACCGATATCCTCTGCGTCCCGACGATGACGGTGGCGCTGCTCGAGCACCCCGACGTCGCCACCCGCGATCTGTCGAGCCTGCGCGCCATCCTCTCCGGCGCGGCCCCAGCACCGGTGTGGCTGTGGGAGAAGGTCCGCGACGGCCTCGGCGTCGACGAGATCGTCACCGGCTACGGCATGACCGAGCAGGGCGGCGCGATGACGCTCTCGCTGCCGGAGGACCCGCTCGAGGTCATGGCGACGACGGTCGGTCGCGTGAAGATGGCCGGCGCGGCCGGGATCCCGGAGCGCGACGGCGACCTCACCGAGTTCCGCACGATCGACGTGTTCGACGGCGAGCCGCTGCCCGACGGGCAGGAGGGCGAGCTCGC contains:
- a CDS encoding aromatic ring-hydroxylating oxygenase subunit alpha, with the protein product MSTTGLTGDLRSRVGPDRVHGSLYTDPDVYALELERIWYSTWVYVGHTSEIPQPNDYVRKTIGPQQVVLTRDRTGAIHVLHNRCSHRGNLVCDADRGNSSSFRCPYHGWTFANTGELLGFPFNQGYGGAQARERLSGLGAAPRVESYRGFVFASLAAEGPTLREHLGAAAERIDQLCRLSPEGEVELTAGWVRHEVTANWKMLVENETDGYHPQFVHSSIFSISGSGIGALYSDKSTAVTRALGGGHSENDLSPEFRKLGVPMGWSGTPESRIPDYAAAMRATYGAETGDEIMINGSPHVMIFPNLFIAEIQLFVIQPLAVDRTVQHVTAIQFAGAPDLNRRLVTQCVGSVGPAGMLLADDAEMYERNQRGVAQRQPEWLDLSRGLQREHPDEQGFTVGTATDETSMRAMWAHYLTLMDPA
- a CDS encoding enoyl-CoA hydratase-related protein; protein product: MSDREKLARTLYDALAAGDAATLADLLHPDFVGETTEGLPLDLGGRHSGPEAMTQDFWWAIGRHYRARAEPERMLPLADGGLVVLGRYTGSARDGGAPLDAAFAHVLAFADDERIVGLAQYTDSARWAAALPSPPAGERPFRVVEYTVDGGVATVRLNRPDAGNAIDPTMVEDLYEASFRAGADPSVRAVLICGAGRNLSVGGDLPFFAKLDDADRGSRLRQMTDLYHLALDRFAALDVPVVCAVRGAAAGGGMGLAHVADIVVAAEDAAFALGYAAIGLAIDGANSWYLPRVVGMRRAQEMFLLNRRLDGREALAWGLVTEVLPSDEVEARARALADRLAVGPTAAFGQMRRLLRQSWQTELSEQLVAETDEMSRAGTTADAGEGIRAFVAKRRPEFHGR
- a CDS encoding enoyl-CoA hydratase/isomerase family protein, whose product is MSDAPVLTRVEGRVGHVTLNRPHARNAVTIGLADGLHDALVGLAPQVGVIVVRGAGGTFSAGGDVDEVARLAEEGPSALRVLFERFGRACSVVATLSVPVVSVVEGHAMAGGFEFMQASDIALVRDDAVIADNHLAVGQVPGGGGSQRLPRLVGPQRALGHILLGDRLSGRQAVEWGLAYRSAPAEEFEAMVDTVVARLASRDAKAVARTKRLVHEGLRLPLADGLALETDVVVEHLADGAAERLVRAVRSR
- a CDS encoding class I adenylate-forming enzyme family protein, with amino-acid sequence MSESLDDRRDALRRRFAVWTPMTLHERLAQVADEFADRPFVITDDRTVTYADTDAWSRRLADGLAALGVRPGDRAGIVMANYPEFVPLKFAVARAGAVAVPFNYLYRTEELRYVLEQSACQVLVTMTGFMGLDQLGMLDEIAPGWDRGEQTALPELREVVVLPTDGRTRDGVRTVADLESLGGAHAGASDGRGAEPGDVADILYTSGTTGSPKGVLITHDASQRTGYASALTRAFEDGRRILFSLPCYHMFGYVEGLMAAMMVGGAIIPQTAFDPGRYLEGIERHRATDILCVPTMTVALLEHPDVATRDLSSLRAILSGAAPAPVWLWEKVRDGLGVDEIVTGYGMTEQGGAMTLSLPEDPLEVMATTVGRVKMAGAAGIPERDGDLTEFRTIDVFDGEPLPDGQEGELAARGPTNMLGFWGKPEETALALSDDGWVRSGDLGIVREDRYLVLTGRSKELYKSGGELVMPKEVEEVLSRHPGVSQAYAVGVADERWGEIGVACIVRRPGVDVESEELIALCKEQLARFKVPRRVVFLTAEELPSTPTGKIQKFRLARMVAERATVAG